AGATACTTTTCCTCTCAATTAAGGAGAAGCCCGATATCCTTGCAATCGGGTCAAGTTCATCTACAACAACCGGATCGACAATAAAGGACGGAATATTAAGGGCTGAGGCAATTTCGTAGGCTATTATACCTCCGAGATTCGATGCATGCTGACCAGAAAAACCAGAACGTAAATCATTTAACATCGAATCATTAACTGCATATGTTCCTCCTTCAATCGGACGCAGCAATCCACCGCGTCCACAAACAGCCGATAATTTAGAAATATTAATACCTTCATTATCCAGTGTTTCCAAAATGGTGTTTTTTCTAAATTCATATTGATCAATTATATTTGCATAGGAATTTATTTTTTCAGACTCATGGCGGATGGTTTTTTCAAAAATGGAAATTTCATTATCGAAGACTCCGATCTTGGTAGATGTTGAGCCTGGGTTGATGATGAGAATCCGATACTCTTTATCTGGCAACGTAGTGACCTCCATTTAACAAAAACATCTAATTTAAAGGCAAACGCGCTGAATCTCTATTCAGCGCTCTGCCATTCTTTTGAAAAAAATTTGCTTATCTTGAAATTCTATGACTTAGAATGTGATGGCCATTTTGCAGGAATTGACTTCTGGAATTGCGGATTCTTTCAATCCGTTCTTCCGCCATCCGGTCAGCGGCAACGTATGTTGGAATGCCATCACGTTTTGAAATTTCGATAACTTTTTCAATCGTTGCATAGAGCTGTTCCACTTTTTTCATTGCCCGTTCTTGGTTGTAGCCATAAAGCTCATCTGCAACATTAATGACCCCACCGGCATTAATAACGTAATCCGGAGCATACACAATACCCATTTCATGGATAATATCACCGTGGCGGGCATCTTTTAATTGATTGTTAGCCGAACCTGCAATTACTTTTGCTCTTAATTGAGGGATTGTTTCATCATTTATTGTTGCTCCTAAAGCACATGGAGCGTAGATATCACATTCGACACCATAAATTTCATCCGGATCTACAGCACGCGCACCAAACGCTTCTACAGCTCGATTAACAGCCTCTTTATTAATGTCCGTTACAATCAACTGTGCGCCTTCTTCATGTAAATATTGGCAAAGAGTATAAGCTACATTCCCAACACCTTGAACTGCAACTATTTTTCCTTCAAGTGAATCAGATCCAAAGGCTTCTTTCGCTGCTGCTTTCATTCCACGGTAAACACCGAATGCTGTTACTGGAGAAGGATTGCCTGATGATCCAAATGCAGGAGATATTCCCGTAACATAATCTGTTTCTTCGTGTATTAAATCCATATCAGCAACAGTTGTACCCACATCTTCAGCTGTAATGTATCTACCATTTAGCCCTTGGATGTAACGGCCAAATGCGCGAAACATCTCTTCATTTTTATCTTTGCGAGGGTCGCCAATGATAACTGTTTTACCACCGCCAAGATTTAAACCTGCTGCTGCATTTTTATACGTCATTCCTTTCGCAAGGCGAAGGGCATCTTCAATGGCTGCTTCTTCTGATGCATATGTCCACATACGGGTACCGCCTAATGCAGGACCGAGTGTTGTATCATGAATAGCAATAATCGCTTTTAATCCTGACTGCTTATCTTGACAGAAAACCACTTGTTCATAATCATATTTTTCTAAGTACTTGAAGATTTCCATGAATATTTCCTCCTCGAATGTTAAATATCTATTTTTTTATACAGCATAACGCTAACGCAAGAGAATAAAGCTTACTTTCAGCAGAATCAGCTCTAGATGTTAACACAATAGGTGCTTTAGCTCCAGCAATTACGGCACCCACCTTTGCCTTGGCAAAATAAATTAATGATTTATATAATACATTGCCAACCTCAATCGTAGGTACCAATAAAATATCAGCCTTTCCGGCGACTTCACTCGATATCCCTTTGTGTTCAGCTGCCAGTGCTGAAACTGCGTTGTCAAGGCCAAGAGGGCCATCCACTATGCAGCCTGGTATTTGCCCTCGTTTATTCATCATTGTTAATGCAGCCGCATCCACAGTTGCCTGCATTGCAGGATTTACTACCTCAACAGCAGCGATAGGCGCCACTTTTGGAGTATCGATTCCAACGGACTTGGCTAATGAAACAGCATTTTTAATTATTTGTGCTTTTTGTTCTAAATCAGGGGCAATATTCATAGCAGCGTCCGTTACAATGGTAAAATGATTGTAACCAGGAATTTCAAAAAAAGCAGCATGCGATAAAACATTTCCTGTTCTAAGGCCATATTCCTTATTCAGGACAGCTTTTAAAAGTAAATTAGTTGGAATATTGCCTTTCATTAAAACATTTGCCTCTTTGTTAGAAACAGCCTTAACAGCTAATTCAGCGGCAGCGGCAATAGACCCGGCTTCAACAATTTTTATAGTATTACTGTTAATTGGTTTGTGCTTTTTCATTTCGATGAGGGTAATAATTTTTTCTTTATCACCGAACAGGATAAAATGAGCAAGATTTCGGTCTAATGCATCGAGCACAGCTTCGATGACTTCAGCATCTTCAGCCGCGGCCACTGCAACCGTATTTATGCCCTCCTGGGTTGCTTTCTCTATAAGTGAATCCAACAACAAGTTGTCATCAACCCTTTCTCCTCTTACTACAACTCCGATATATTTATATGCAAGAACTGTGCCAAAACTTTTTTATGAAAACGTTTTATTTCTCTTGATGATATATTGAAAAATATTTCATACCATGAAATTTATTGCGTGCTATTTTTTTCAAGATTATATTTTTCGAGTTTATAATACAAATTTCTCACAGACAAGCCAAGTGTTTTGGCTGTTAAGGTTTTATTACCGTTTAAACGTAAAAGTGTTTGCTGAATAATTTTTGCTTCGTATTCCTCCAGCATTTCTGATAATGATTGGTCTAATCCGAAGGAATCACTTGAATTTGTTATGGAAGGTTCACTACCAATTTTTTTATTTTTTATCTCTGGTAAATGTTGGACATCGATGAATGTCTCATAATAATTCATAAAAATTATTGCCCTGCCTAGAATATTTTCTAATTCTCTTACGTTTCCCGGCCAGTCATACCCAAATAATTGAAGTAATGCGGCTTGCGTAATCCCTTCAACATTCCGGCCATAATCTCGATTTATTTTTTGAATAAGCCTCTCACATAAAACAGGAATCTCTTCTTTTCGTTTTCTAAGCGGTGGAATTTGAATCGGCATGCGATTTAAACGATAATATAAGTCTTCCCTAAAGGAACCATTGGCAATACCCTTTTCTAAATTAACATTAGTTGCTGCAATGACCCTGACATTAATTGTGACAGGCTTTGTCCCGCCTACCCTGATGATTTCGTTTTCCTGCAGTACCCTTAGCAGCTTTGCCTGAGTATTCGCAGAAAGTTCCCCGATTTCATCAAGAAAGATACTGCCATTATTCGCTTCTTCAAAAAGGCCCCGCTTACCTCCACGGATGGCCCCGGAAAAGGCCCCTTCCTCATAACCAAATAATTCACTTTCTAATAATGTTTCTGAAATAGCAGCACAATTGACGCGAATAAATTTGTTGTATTTCCGATCACTTGCATTATGTATCGCATGGGCAAATAACTCTTTACCTGTTCCTGATTCTCCGCGGAGAAGGACGGTCGCAGGTGTTTTTGCTCCCAGCTTTGCCTGCTCAATTGCAAGCATCATTTCCTCAGATTGACCAATTATATCCTCAAAGGTGTATTTAGCCTCAAGAGTACGGATAATCTGCCTGGCTCTGTTTAATTCTCTGCTTAGTGATTTCATTTCAGACATATCATGAATGACACCAACACTGCCCTTTAATTTTCCTTTAACGATAATCGGTGCGACATTTACAATTACTTCTTTTTTATTTAACCCTACTCTCATCGGCACGCCACGTACAGCTCTCCTTGTTTGCAGCACCTTCATATGCATACTTTCACCTTCAGAGATATCTGCTGTTGCATGCTGCCCAATTACTTGTTCTTGAGAAAGACCGGTAATACGGGTATATGCAGGATTAATAAGGATTCCCCGCCCATTCTCATCGACAACAGAAATGGCATCATCACTTGAATGGATGATCGCTTGCAGCATGGTTTGGATTTCCTTTAAATCGGTGATTTCTTCTGCTAAATTCACAACTTCTGTAATATCCTTAAAGACTGCGAAGGCTCCCATTAATGTTCCATTTTCTTCAATGATTGGAATCCGGGTTGTAATGATTTTTCGATCATTACTCAATATCATTTCTTGGTTTGCTTCTACTCTCCTTGTTTCAAGAATAATTGGAAGCCTGCTTGTTGGAATGACTTCTAAAACATCTCTTCCAATTGCATGTTCTTTATTTATCCCCATTATTTCTTCTGCTCGTTTGTTAAACAAAATCACCTTTCCATGATTATCAATCACCAACATTCCATCATTTGCTGCATTGAAAATCAGTTCCTGCTGATAAGATTCATTTTTGTGCTTAGCGACGAGTTCTTCTTTTTCCTCCATTAATTTTGAAACAAGGAAGGCAACACTACCCGGAATTAAAATTGTCTTCTTATTTTTAGCATCCCGCAATTCTTGAAAAACGGTGTCATTCCCAGTTACCTCGATAATAATATCAATGTCTTGAGTAAGAAAGGGTCTCCAGTTTGTTCCTGTTTTAATTCCTTCTTCTTGAGCCAATAAAACACCTGGCGCATCTAGGTTGCGATCAATAACCACATCGACTTTTAGAACTTCTGATTCTTTCAAAATTTTTAAGATTGCCGTTCCTCCTTTTCCGGCACCAACAATCATAATGTTTTGCATTTTTTCTACCCCTTTTTTAAGTCGAGAAATTTTTTTCATCCCATCTTAGATAAAACATGCAATTTTCTTCATAACTATTTTATATCTAAACACAAACATTGACAATTTTCATCTATGTAATAATATTTTCATGAGTTATAATTGAAATATACTGCTATATGAAAACTGATATCGGAAGGATTTATTTATGATACGTATTATAGCCCTCTTAATATTAGTGATTCCAGGTGCGTTAGCTGCTTTTGGAATAAAATTAATGCGCGATATGACTTTTGGAATTCTCCAAGCACCTTTTCCAAATCTCTGGCTGCAATTCCTGGTCGGTTTACTCTTATTTATTGGCGGTCTAGGGTTTGTAGCTGGATTTATTTTTCGCCGGGACCGTAAAAGGAATAAAGTTCAAGAAAGGTTTAAAAAGTAAAGAAAACTCGCCGATTGGCGAGTCCTAAGGGCGAAGAGAGAGGCGTAGTTGCACTTATGCCTGAAAGGAAAGTTTACTTTCCTTTCGGCGAAAAAAGAGGCCATTATGGTCTCTTTTCATATTGTTTTCTTATTCGAAGTGCCTTAACTGGATCGTCTGTTATAATTGCTGTGCAATTAATATTAAAGAGCCGGTGCATATCGAAATCTTTATTAACGGTATAGGGACGAACAGCAATCCCATTTTCCATTGTATTAATAAAAATGTTATCTGACATTGCCGAATGCTTTGGATGAATCCCCTTCGCTCTTATTGACTGTGCATAAATCCATGGCATATAAATTCCTTCAATAAAAAGTGGAGCCGTTTCAATTTCCGGTGCAATCCTATAGCAATGGACGATACTATAGTGATTAAAAGAGGAAATAATAATTCTGTCCATTAGACCATATTTACGAACAAGCTGAAGGACCTTTTCTTCCATGCCTTCATATGGAATCAGGCCATTTTTAAGTTCGATATTACAAATCAGCTTATTTGTTTTCATCCATTCAAAAACTTCAACTAAAGAAGGGATTACTTCCTTTTTAACACCTTTTTTATTAGCATTTAGTTTTCTTATTTCCTTATATAAAAAATCTTTAACAAAGCCGGTCCCACTTGTAGTTCGATCCACTTTTTCATCATGGATAACAACGATTTCACCATCTTTTGTCAATTGGGCATCAAGTTCTAATCCATCTGCACCTGCCTTTTCAGCTTCTATAAAAGCACCCATAGTATTTTCAGCAAAAGAAGCCGAGTAACCACGATGTGCGAAAATTTGTGTCATCATTTCACTTCCCAACTTTAAATATGGAGGAATATCAAATGAAACCTTTACAATTATCACCCGAAACAGCTCTAAAACTATCTCAGAAACTAAATTTACCGATAGAACAGCTTATGCATATGCCACAACATATTCTCATTCAAAAACTAATGGAATTGGAGAAGGAAAACAAAAATTGATTTCTAGTCATATAAGCTATATAAAGAAAAAGCCCTCATTCATTGAAATGAAGGCTTTTATATATTTTAATGTTCTTTTCAAGAGGCCTTATGTTCAAGTCGTAATTTATCTGCAACCATCGCGATAAATTCGGAATTTGTTGGCTTTGCTTTTGACATACTAACGGTATAACCAAAAAGGCTGGAAATAGAATCGATATTTCCGCGACTCCATGCCACTTCGATGGCATGACGAATAGCCCGTTCTACACGGCTTGCTGTCGTATTGTATTTTTTAGCAATATCCGGGTATAACACTTTTGTGATTGAACCTAAAAGCTCGATGTCGTTGTAAACCATAGAAATAGCTTCACGTAAATATAAATAGCCTTTAATATGCGCCGGAACTCCAATTTCATGAATGATGCTTGTAATACTTGCATCTAAATTTTTCGGTTTTTGTTCTGATTGAGACCGGTAACTTGTTGTAGGAGCCTTCCGAGAAAATGTATTAGTATTCCCGCTAACTTGCCTTATATGGCTTCCAAGATTCTCCATATCAAATGGTTTTAGGATAAAATAAGAGGCACCAAGTTCAACGGCTTTTT
The DNA window shown above is from Neobacillus sp. WH10 and carries:
- the bcd gene encoding branched-chain amino acid dehydrogenase gives rise to the protein MEIFKYLEKYDYEQVVFCQDKQSGLKAIIAIHDTTLGPALGGTRMWTYASEEAAIEDALRLAKGMTYKNAAAGLNLGGGKTVIIGDPRKDKNEEMFRAFGRYIQGLNGRYITAEDVGTTVADMDLIHEETDYVTGISPAFGSSGNPSPVTAFGVYRGMKAAAKEAFGSDSLEGKIVAVQGVGNVAYTLCQYLHEEGAQLIVTDINKEAVNRAVEAFGARAVDPDEIYGVECDIYAPCALGATINDETIPQLRAKVIAGSANNQLKDARHGDIIHEMGIVYAPDYVINAGGVINVADELYGYNQERAMKKVEQLYATIEKVIEISKRDGIPTYVAADRMAEERIERIRNSRSQFLQNGHHILSHRISR
- the yqiS gene encoding phosphate butyryltransferase, producing the protein MLLDSLIEKATQEGINTVAVAAAEDAEVIEAVLDALDRNLAHFILFGDKEKIITLIEMKKHKPINSNTIKIVEAGSIAAAAELAVKAVSNKEANVLMKGNIPTNLLLKAVLNKEYGLRTGNVLSHAAFFEIPGYNHFTIVTDAAMNIAPDLEQKAQIIKNAVSLAKSVGIDTPKVAPIAAVEVVNPAMQATVDAAALTMMNKRGQIPGCIVDGPLGLDNAVSALAAEHKGISSEVAGKADILLVPTIEVGNVLYKSLIYFAKAKVGAVIAGAKAPIVLTSRADSAESKLYSLALALCCIKK
- a CDS encoding sigma-54-dependent Fis family transcriptional regulator; its protein translation is MQNIMIVGAGKGGTAILKILKESEVLKVDVVIDRNLDAPGVLLAQEEGIKTGTNWRPFLTQDIDIIIEVTGNDTVFQELRDAKNKKTILIPGSVAFLVSKLMEEKEELVAKHKNESYQQELIFNAANDGMLVIDNHGKVILFNKRAEEIMGINKEHAIGRDVLEVIPTSRLPIILETRRVEANQEMILSNDRKIITTRIPIIEENGTLMGAFAVFKDITEVVNLAEEITDLKEIQTMLQAIIHSSDDAISVVDENGRGILINPAYTRITGLSQEQVIGQHATADISEGESMHMKVLQTRRAVRGVPMRVGLNKKEVIVNVAPIIVKGKLKGSVGVIHDMSEMKSLSRELNRARQIIRTLEAKYTFEDIIGQSEEMMLAIEQAKLGAKTPATVLLRGESGTGKELFAHAIHNASDRKYNKFIRVNCAAISETLLESELFGYEEGAFSGAIRGGKRGLFEEANNGSIFLDEIGELSANTQAKLLRVLQENEIIRVGGTKPVTINVRVIAATNVNLEKGIANGSFREDLYYRLNRMPIQIPPLRKRKEEIPVLCERLIQKINRDYGRNVEGITQAALLQLFGYDWPGNVRELENILGRAIIFMNYYETFIDVQHLPEIKNKKIGSEPSITNSSDSFGLDQSLSEMLEEYEAKIIQQTLLRLNGNKTLTAKTLGLSVRNLYYKLEKYNLEKNSTQ
- a CDS encoding DUF2627 domain-containing protein, translated to MIRIIALLILVIPGALAAFGIKLMRDMTFGILQAPFPNLWLQFLVGLLLFIGGLGFVAGFIFRRDRKRNKVQERFKK
- a CDS encoding glycerophosphodiester phosphodiesterase; this encodes MTQIFAHRGYSASFAENTMGAFIEAEKAGADGLELDAQLTKDGEIVVIHDEKVDRTTSGTGFVKDFLYKEIRKLNANKKGVKKEVIPSLVEVFEWMKTNKLICNIELKNGLIPYEGMEEKVLQLVRKYGLMDRIIISSFNHYSIVHCYRIAPEIETAPLFIEGIYMPWIYAQSIRAKGIHPKHSAMSDNIFINTMENGIAVRPYTVNKDFDMHRLFNINCTAIITDDPVKALRIRKQYEKRP
- a CDS encoding YycC family protein; translated protein: MKPLQLSPETALKLSQKLNLPIEQLMHMPQHILIQKLMELEKENKN
- the spo0A gene encoding sporulation transcription factor Spo0A, which gives rise to MKKIRVCVVDDNRELVGLLEDYISSQDDMEVVGIAHNGQECLDMLATTDPDVLVLDIIMPHLDGLAVLERLREIKKGTLPNVIMLTAFGQEDVTKKAVELGASYFILKPFDMENLGSHIRQVSGNTNTFSRKAPTTSYRSQSEQKPKNLDASITSIIHEIGVPAHIKGYLYLREAISMVYNDIELLGSITKVLYPDIAKKYNTTASRVERAIRHAIEVAWSRGNIDSISSLFGYTVSMSKAKPTNSEFIAMVADKLRLEHKAS